The nucleotide sequence GCCCCACTGGTGTCCTTGGTCAAGTGCTGGCCGGTCTGCGGATTGACCGCGGTTTCGCCCGCCGGCAAGTTCGACAGGTCTGCCGCAATCACCGTCTGCATGTCTCCCGAGTCGGGCAGGGCCAGATGCGCGGGCGGGGACACGGCCGGCTCGAGGAGCAGATCGGCACTGTGGCGCCGCAGCGTACGGCCGCGGAAGAAGCCGGGCGAGATCGCCCACCAGATCAACATCACCACCACGCCGAGCAGCATGGACCCCACACCGACCACCGCCACCGCGCCGAACCCGAAGATCGTGACATTGTGGCCGTTCTCGACGAGCCAATCCCGCTTCGCGTACTCGATCAGGCCGAAGATGAAGACCACCGTCAACACCACCCCGCCGGTCAGCGGCACGACGCCGCGCATGACGAAGTTGCGCAGCGACTTGGTCAGCGTCGCACGGTAGTAGTGCGCGCAGGCGTATCCGGTGAGCCCGTAGTAGAACGCGATCACCAACCCAACCGAACCGATCAGTGCGCTCAGCAGGTTGCGGCTGACCAGCGTGAACAGCACATAGAACAGGATCGACACCGCTCCCATCGCGATCGTCGACACGGTGGGCGTGAGGTAGCGAGGGTGGATTTTGGCGAACGACGCGGGCAGTGCCTTGTACACCGCCATCGACAGCGTGGTGCGCGCCGTGGGCAGGATTGTGGTCTGCGTCGAGGCCGACGCGGAGGTCAGGATCGACGCCGAGAGCAACAGCAGCCCGATCTTGCCGAGGACGCCGTCGCCGAACAAGGCCGGCCCGACCGCGGCGAAGACATCGTTGGAATTGTCCGGATTTCCCAGTCCGATGCCGTCGACGCCGACACCGGCGAAGGCGATGCTCGCCACCGTGACCACCGCATAGGTGGCCAGCAGCAGAAACGTTGAGATCACCGCCGCACGCCCGGGGGTGCGGCCGGGGTCATCGGTCTCCTCGTTACATGCCACCGCGGTGTCAAAGCCCCAGTAGATGAAGATGGTGATGAGCAACGCCGGCGCCATTTGGGTGCCAAAGTCCAAACCGCTGGGCCACAACCAGGACAACGAGGGCCGCAACGAGCCCACATCGCCATGATTGGTGTAGACCCTGGCCAGCGCGACAGCCGCCACAGCGACCAGCACAACGAGTTCCACCGATAGCAACACGTACTGCATCCGCGCAGAGACGTCGGTGCCTCGATAGCAGATGTAGGTCATCACCACGATCCAGGCGACGCCCGCGACCGTGGACCACAACGTGCTGTGCGCCAGGTTGCTCGCCGACTGCCAACCAAGCTCGCCGACGAACGTAAAGGAATACGCACCGGCGATTTGCGCCAAGTTGGCCATCACGATCACGTCGGCGGCGATGATGCCCCAGCCCCCGAGCCACCCGGTAACCGGCCCGAAGGCCCGCGATGCCCAGGTGAAGGTCGTCCCGCAATCGGGTTCGGCCTTGTTGAGCTCCTGGTAGGCGACGGCGATCATGTACATCGGGATGAACGAGAGCAGCACGATCGCCGGCGCCTTGACGCCGCAAAGCAACTCGCCGCGGCTTGCCACGATGAGTCCCAACGTCGCCGCCAGACTGTAGGCGGGTGCCGTGGAGGCCGTACCGATAACAACACTGGATAGCAGCCCCACGGCGCCACCTTTGAGACCCTTGCCTTCCACCGCGACGCTCGTGGCCTCACCCTGGCTCACACAATCTCCTTCGATCGGTTGATGGCTGGTCTTCTTGTCAGCGTCAAGGTGCCCCACTATCGAGGATGTGGCAACTCGAAACCGGATCTGGGCGCGTCACCATGCCGACCGGCGAGTCGCCGGCGGTCGCGGCTTGGCGATCAACTCCTGGCAGGTACCTCCTGAAGGCCCCACGGCGCCCCGTAGGCACTCAGCAGCTCGAGGAAGGGCACCGCGTCGAACGCTTCCGGACCCAGCACTCCCCTGCCGCTCCAGGTGCCACTGGCCAACAGTTCCAGCGCCACAACGGGGTTGATCGCGGTTTGCCAGACCACACACTGGTGTCCGTATTCGTTCATCGACCATTGGTTGTCGACGACGTGATACAGATAGGTCGAGCGCGGGTTGCCGTCCTTGCCGGTTCCGGTCACCCACAACCCCGCGCATGTCTTGCCGTGCATCTTCGGCCCCAGCGTGGCGGGATCGGGCAGGCAGGCGGCGACCACATCGCGCGGGCTGACTTGCACGCCACCGACGGTGATCTTCTCGGTGCGATCCAGACCCAGCTTGCGCAGCGTCTTGAGCACTTCGATGAACTCGGTACCCAGACCGTATTTGAAGGTGGCGCGCTTGGCTTTGACCCAGCGGGGCATCAGCAGCACTTCCTCGTGCTCCACGTTGACGCATTCCACCGGTCCGATCCCGTCTGGGAAGTCGAAAACCTCTGGTTCGCTGAAGGGTTCGGTAACGAACCAGCCACGATCGTGCTCCCAGATCACCGGCGGGTTCAGGCACTCTTCGATGGTGGTCCAGATCGAGAACGACGGCGCAAAGTCATACCCGTCCACGGTCAGGTTCGCGCCGTCGCGAGTCCCCAGTTCGTCGATGTCGGTGAACAGGTGATCGGCGGCGTAGCGGGCAAACACATCGGAAAGCCCCGGCTCGACTCCCATTCCCACCAGCGCGAGCCGATCCGCGGCCCGCCATTGGTCGTCGGCGGCGAACTGCTCGTCACCGAGCTTGACCCCGGTCAGTTGGTAGGGCTGTTCGGGATGGCGCTGAGACAGGCTCATCGCCATGTCCAGGTAGTCGGCCCCGGCGGCCAGCGCCCCTTCGAAGATCGGCATCACGAATCGCGGGTCGACCGCATTGACTACGTGGGTGATCTGATGACGGCGCACCGCGGCGGCTACCGCGTCCGCAGATCCGGCATCAAGAGCGGCTGAGCAGAACCGCGCATCGGCCACCGCCTGCGCGGCACGGCTGGCCCGCGCCTCGTCGTAGTCACAGACCACCACATGTTCGAAGAAGCTGCGGCGCGCGGCAATCGCGCAGAATGCCGAGCCCACGCCGCCAGCGCCGACCAACAAGATGCGCATCGGTGTCGTCGTCACTGTGAAACCACCGCCACTGAGTATGTAACTGGCGCTTCGACATTAGCCACGCTGTATCCAGACCTTTCTGACCAGCCCGCGGTATCGGGCAGATTCGGCATGCTCGGCGTTCACCGGGCACGTGGGATGCATTGCTTAGATCGGTTCTGCGGCATCACATCCGCGCTTGCCCACCCGCGGCGGGCACGATTCATCAATCCCCACTCTCCGTGTCAAGCTGAATCGGGCTGGTCGGATCGCCCCGGTCCAGTAAACCGTCGGGCGATCGCAAGAACTAGATTCGCGTGGAAAAGATTGTTCGATGCCAAGGCTTTTCGGCGACACCAGTGATGTCGCTCATGACGTGCTTGATGGTGAGGTACTCCTCGAACGAGTACTCGGACATGTCTTTTCCGAACCCGGACGCCGCCACGCCGCCGTGCGGCATCTCGCTGACGATCGGAATGTGATCATTGATCCATACGCAGCCCGCCGAGATCTCTCGCGAGGCCCGTTGCGCCCGGTAGACATCGCGGGTCCATGCCGATGCGGCCAACCCGTAGTCGGTGTCGTTTGCCTGTCGCAGCGCGTCGTCGTCGCCGTCGTGCGCACGCACCGTGAGTACCGGGCCGAAGATCTCTTCGCGGTAGGCCTGTGACTGTTCGCCGACGTCGGCCAGCAGCGTCGGCAGATAAAAGGCACCGGCCAAATCCGGAATCCGGCCACCCACCACGATGCGGGCTCCCTGCGCCGGAGCCTTGGCCACGATGTCGGCCACCCGGTCACGATGGGCGAGCGAGATGAGCGGCCCGATGTCGGTGTCGGGGTCCATGGGGTCGCCGATCACGACCGTCGACATCACGTCGGCCACCCCGGCCACGAAGTCGTGGTACAGCTCGCGCGCGACGATGGCACGGGTCGCCGCTGTGCAGTCCTGCCCCGAGTTGATCAGCGCGCCGGCCACCGCTCCTTGTATCGCGGCATCCAGGTCAGCGTCGTCGAACACGACAAACGGGGCCTTGCCTCCGAGCTCGAGCTGGGTGCGGCGGCCGTGCGTGGCCGCGGCGGCCATCACCTTGCGCCCCACCGCGGTGGACCCGGTGAAGGTGACCAGGTCGACGCCGGGGTGAGCGGCCAGTGCCGCCCCCACGTCGACGCCCAGCCCCGTCACGACGTTCAGCACGCCATCGGGCAGACCGGCCTCGGCGGCCAGCCGCGCCAGGGTCAGCGTGGTGAGCGGGGTGAGTTCGCTCGGCTTGATGACGACGGTGCACCCGGCCGCCAACGCCGGCATTACCTTCCACACCGCCATCTGCAGCGGGTAATTCCACGGCGTGATGGTGGCTACCACGCCGATCGCCTCACGGCGGATGCTCGAGGTGTGATCGGCGGAGTATTCGGCGGTGGCCTGACCCGGCAAACGCCGTGCGGCGCCGGCGAAGAACCGGATGTTGTCGACGCTGCCGGGCACGTCAAATTCCTCGGCCAGCCGTAGTGGCTTGCCGGTCTGGCACACCTCTTCGGCGATCAGTTCGGGTGCGCGCTGCTCGAGTAAGTCCGCAAGCTTGGCCAGCACGGCGGAGCGTTCGGCCGGCGTCACGCCGGCCCATTGGGGCAGGGCACGTCGCGCCGCTACGACAGCGCGGTCGACGTCGGCCGGTGTGGCCAGGGCCAGCTCGGCGATGGTTTCCTGATTCGCGGGGTTGATTACCGCATGTTGGCGCCCGCCCGTGCTGTGAGCTGCACCGTTAATCCAACTTCCGGCCACCGACACAGTCGTTGTCATGGCGATAAGATATCGGACCACGTGCGGTTCCGCTACGCATTCCGCAATTTGTATCGGATTTCGCACCGATTTCAGTGGTTGAGCTATACATATTCCACTAATTTCGTGCATACTGTCTGCCATGACTAGTTCTGGCGCACCGGTTGGCAATCAACCGGAACAGCTGCGCCCGACTGGCCTGGGGGCGGCCACGCAGCTCGATGACCTCTCCAAGGCGATCATCAAGGAGCTGCAGGAAGACGGTCGGCGTTCCTACTCGGCGATCGCCAAGACGGTCGGGCTCTCGGAGGCCGCGGTCCGCCAGCGCGTGCAGCGATTGATCGAGACCGAAGTAATGCAGATCGTGGCCGTCACCGACCCGATCCAACTCGGATTCGCCCGCCAGGCGCTGATCGGTATCCGCGCCACCGGCGACACCACCAAACTCGCGCAGCAGTTGGCAGCTATTCCCGCGATCGACTATGTCGTACTGACCGCGGGAACATTCGATGTGATCGCCGAACTGGTCTGCAAAGACGACGGCGATCTGCTCGATCTGCTGAATCTGGAAATCAGAGCGCTGCCCGGAGTTCTCTCGACCGAGACACTTGTTTACCTGAAACTCGTTAAACAGCAATACAATTGGGGAGTCAAATGACTGAACTGTCCGCCAAGGCCAACCGCCACCTGTGGGGGCATTTCGCCCGTCACGGCGCCGGGATCACGCCCCCCATCATCACCCGCGGTGAGGGCGTCACAATCTGGGACGACCGCGGCAACAGCTACCTCGATGGACTGTCGGGGCTGTTCGTCGTGCAGGCCGGCCACGGCCGCACCGAACTCGCGGAGGCCGCCGCCAAGCAAGCCGAAACGCTGGCCTTCTTCCCGCTGTGGTCCTACGCCACCCCGACCGCGATAGAGCTCGCCGAGCGCGTCGCGCACTATGCGCCCGGCGATCTCAACCGGGTGTTTTTCACCACCGGCGGCGGCGAGGCCGTCGAGTCCGCGTGGAAACTGGCCAAGCAGTACTTCAAGGAAACCGGCAAACCCGGTAAGTACAAGGCCATTTCGCGATCCACCGCGTACCACGGCACGCCGCATGGCGCGCTGGCCATCACCGGATTGCCGGCGTTCAAGGCGCCGTTCGAGCCGCTCACCCCCGGCGGCGTGCGGATTCCGAACACCAACTTCTACCGCGCCCCCGCACCGTATGCAGACGACTCGAAGGAGTTCGGCCTGTGGGCGGCCAACCGAATCGCCGAGGCGATTGAGTTCGAGGGGCCCGACACGGTCGCGGCCGTCTTCCTCGAGCCGGTGCAGAACGCGGGCGGTTGCTTCCCGCCGCCGCCCGGGTACTTCGAACGGGTCCGCGAAATCTGCGACGAGTACGACGTGCTGCTGGTCTCCGACGAGGTGATCTGCGCCTTCGGTCGGATCGGATCGATGTTCGCGTGCAACGACTTTGGCTATGTCCCCGACATCATCACCTGCGCCAAGGGCATGACCTCCGGGTACTCGCCGATCGGCGCGATGGTCGCCAGCGACCGACTGTTCGAGCCGTTCAACGACGGCAAGACGACGTTTGCGCATGGCTACACGTTCGGTGGGCACCCGGTGTCCTCCGCGGTGGCGCTGGCCAACCTGGACATCTTCGAGCGGGAAGGCCTCAACGACCACGTCAAGCAGAACGCGCCCGCGTTCCGCACCACGCTGGAGAAGCTGCTCGACCTGCCGATCGTCGGCGATGTCCGCGGCGAGGGATTCTTCTACGGCATCGAGCTGGTCAAGGACAAGGACACCAAGGCGACCTTCAGCGATGAGGAAAGTGAGCGGCTGCTGCGCGGCTTCCTGTCCTCGGCACTGCTGGAAGCCGGGCTTTACTGCCGCGCCGACGACCGTGGGGACCCAGTGGTGCAGCTGGCTCCGCCGCTGATCAGTGGCCAGCAGGAGTTCGACAAGATGGAGCAGATCCTGCGCGGGGTGCTTACCGAGGCCTGGAGCCGACTCTAAGTCGGCTCCCCGCGAGCAGACGCAAAATCGCACGGAGCCGCGAACCGCGGCGCGATTTTGCGTCTGCTCGCGCAAGAAACTCGCGCAAGGGACTGGGCCCTCCCGGTACCTCTACTGGTGGTATTGAGCCACCAGGGCGGCGTATTCGTCGAGCAGCCGCAGGGACTCGTCGCGCGGGCAGGTAGGCAGCAGCAGCGCCAGCTGGCCAAAGCCCAGGTCTTGGGCCGCGCGCCAATAGTCGGGCTTGTTCGGTGTTCCGAACATCGCCAGCGGGACGTCGTGACCAGCGGCGCTGCGTAGTTGGTCCACCCGCTGGGTGAGCTGGCGCACCGGAAGCGGGTTGGAGATCCAGCCAGCGTCATGGCGAACGACGCGTTTCACCGTGGCATCGGAGTTACCGCCGATGTAGATGGGCGGATGAGGCTGCCGCACCGGCTTGGGCCGGCTGTAGGACGGGGGAAAGTCCACGTACTTGCCGTGATATTCGGCGGGTTCGTCGGTCCAAAGCGCCTTGATGGCCTCGATGCGTTCGTCCAGCAACGCACCGCGCGTCTTTGGGTCGGTGCCGTGGTCGCGTAGTTCTTCGATGTTCCAGCCGGCGCCCACCCCGAAGACGAATCGGCCACCCGAAATCAAATCAATGCTCGCGGCTTCCTTGGCCGTGGTGATCGGGTCACGCTGGATGAGCAACGCAATCCCGGTGAACAGTTCGATCTTGGACGTCACTGCCGCGGCGGCGGCCAGCGTGACGAATGGGTCAAGAGTGCGGTAATAAACCCCTGGCAGCTCGCCGCCGCCCGGATACGGTGTTTCGCGGCTGGCCGGGATGTGGGTGTGCTCCGCGATCACCAGCGACGAAAACCCGCGCTCTTCGATCGCACGCGCCAGTGACACCGGATCGATGCTGTCGTCGTTGACGAAGGTGGAGATCCCGAACTTCATCGCACTACCCCTATCTGTCTGCGTCGCGTCACCGATCAGACATCGCGCGCCGATCAATTATTCCGTGGGCAGCGAAACGGCTGCGAAAGGGGCGGATTCACTGTCTACCCCGATGGTCGCGAGGTGTGCTGAGCGATCAGCTGTTGCAACATCGGCACGGTCCGGTCCAGTGGGTCGGTGGAGCGTGCGGCCAGGCAGAGAATCACGGCACCCTCGACCGCGGCCACGACGGTGGTGGCCAGCGATTCGGCCGTATCGACCCCAACGCCCTGGGCCCGGAAGCGTCCGGCAAGCACCGTCTGCCATGCGCCGAACACCTCACCGGCGGCGTCCGCGGCCGACGGCGACTCCGTGCGGCCGAGCGCGGCAGCGACGATCGGGCATCCGGCGGCGTAGTCGCTGGCGCGCAGTGTCTGTTTCCACGAGTCCGCGAACGCCACCAACGGCTGATCACCGCCGGCGGCGATGCTGGCCAGAGTGGAATCCATATGTCGGCCCGCCGTCCGGGTGGCCTCGGTCATCAGTTCTGACTTGCCGCCGGGAAAGTTCACGTAGACCGACCGGCGCGCGGTGCCGCTGTGTTCGAGCAGTTCGGCCAGGCCCGTACCCGCCACCCCGTTACGGCGCAGCAGCTCGATGGCGCTCTCGATCAGACGCTCACGCACGGTCACCGTTGCAGTATACCGATTGGTCTACTAATGTCAGGTAGACCAATCGGTATAACCAGGGAGAGGACCCCCGATGACATCCACACCGCCCGTCGCACTGATCACCGGAGTGTCCTCTGGCATCGGCGCGGCCATTGCAGTGCGACTGGCCAGCGCGGGATTCCGCGTGGTCGGCACCTCGCGCGCACCGCAGCGCTTGGCTCCGATTCCCGGTGTCGAGACCTTGGCACTGGACGTCACCGACGACACCGCGGTTCGCTCGGTGGTGTCGGAGGTCATCGACCGGACCGGACGCATCGACGTGCTGGTCAACAACGCCGGCCTGGGAATCGCCGGAGCCGCCGAAGAAAGCTCGATCGCCCAAGCCCGTTCCTTGTTCGATACCAACTTCTTCGGCCTCATCCGCCTCACCAATGAGGTGCTGCCGCACATGCGCCGACGCGGCAGCGGGCGCATCATCAACATCAGCTCGGTGCTCGGCTTCCTCCCCGCGCCGTATGCGGCCCTCTACGCCGCGTCAAAGCATGCCGTAGAGGGTTACACCGAATCGCTCGATCACGAACTTCGCGAGTACGGCGTACGCGCGCTGCTGGTCGAACCCAGTTACACCCGAACAGATTTCGAGTCGAACATGTGGGAAGCCGACACACCGCAGGCGGCCTACGCCGACAATCGCGCCGCCGTGCGCGCAGTGATGACAGACAAGATTCGCAACGCCGAGTTGCCCACCGTTGTCGCTGACGCCACGTACGCCGCGGCCACCGACAAACGGATCAAACTGCGCTACCCCGCCGGTCGCCACGCCCGACAACTCGCGTTGCTCAAGCGCATCGCACCGGCCGCCGTGCTCGACAACGGCATCCGCAAGCAAACCGGACTGAATTCGCCGCGACCGACACCGGTTCCAGCCGAGCGCTGACGGATCACTCAAAGACTCAAAGGGGTTGCCATGAGAAACGTCAAAGACGACAAGACGCTCCGCAAGTTCCGCAGGGAGCGTGCGCTCGGACGCTACTTGCTCAACCCAGCTGTGAAGGGGATGGGCAAGCTGGGGTTGCGAACCGCACTGGCCACCGAGCTGGAGACGATCGGACGCAAGACCGGC is from Mycobacterium marinum and encodes:
- a CDS encoding APC family permease, which encodes MSQGEATSVAVEGKGLKGGAVGLLSSVVIGTASTAPAYSLAATLGLIVASRGELLCGVKAPAIVLLSFIPMYMIAVAYQELNKAEPDCGTTFTWASRAFGPVTGWLGGWGIIAADVIVMANLAQIAGAYSFTFVGELGWQSASNLAHSTLWSTVAGVAWIVVMTYICYRGTDVSARMQYVLLSVELVVLVAVAAVALARVYTNHGDVGSLRPSLSWLWPSGLDFGTQMAPALLITIFIYWGFDTAVACNEETDDPGRTPGRAAVISTFLLLATYAVVTVASIAFAGVGVDGIGLGNPDNSNDVFAAVGPALFGDGVLGKIGLLLLSASILTSASASTQTTILPTARTTLSMAVYKALPASFAKIHPRYLTPTVSTIAMGAVSILFYVLFTLVSRNLLSALIGSVGLVIAFYYGLTGYACAHYYRATLTKSLRNFVMRGVVPLTGGVVLTVVFIFGLIEYAKRDWLVENGHNVTIFGFGAVAVVGVGSMLLGVVVMLIWWAISPGFFRGRTLRRHSADLLLEPAVSPPAHLALPDSGDMQTVIAADLSNLPAGETAVNPQTGQHLTKDTSGAS
- a CDS encoding saccharopine dehydrogenase family protein translates to MRILLVGAGGVGSAFCAIAARRSFFEHVVVCDYDEARASRAAQAVADARFCSAALDAGSADAVAAAVRRHQITHVVNAVDPRFVMPIFEGALAAGADYLDMAMSLSQRHPEQPYQLTGVKLGDEQFAADDQWRAADRLALVGMGVEPGLSDVFARYAADHLFTDIDELGTRDGANLTVDGYDFAPSFSIWTTIEECLNPPVIWEHDRGWFVTEPFSEPEVFDFPDGIGPVECVNVEHEEVLLMPRWVKAKRATFKYGLGTEFIEVLKTLRKLGLDRTEKITVGGVQVSPRDVVAACLPDPATLGPKMHGKTCAGLWVTGTGKDGNPRSTYLYHVVDNQWSMNEYGHQCVVWQTAINPVVALELLASGTWSGRGVLGPEAFDAVPFLELLSAYGAPWGLQEVPARS
- a CDS encoding gamma-aminobutyraldehyde dehydrogenase; this translates as MTTTVSVAGSWINGAAHSTGGRQHAVINPANQETIAELALATPADVDRAVVAARRALPQWAGVTPAERSAVLAKLADLLEQRAPELIAEEVCQTGKPLRLAEEFDVPGSVDNIRFFAGAARRLPGQATAEYSADHTSSIRREAIGVVATITPWNYPLQMAVWKVMPALAAGCTVVIKPSELTPLTTLTLARLAAEAGLPDGVLNVVTGLGVDVGAALAAHPGVDLVTFTGSTAVGRKVMAAAATHGRRTQLELGGKAPFVVFDDADLDAAIQGAVAGALINSGQDCTAATRAIVARELYHDFVAGVADVMSTVVIGDPMDPDTDIGPLISLAHRDRVADIVAKAPAQGARIVVGGRIPDLAGAFYLPTLLADVGEQSQAYREEIFGPVLTVRAHDGDDDALRQANDTDYGLAASAWTRDVYRAQRASREISAGCVWINDHIPIVSEMPHGGVAASGFGKDMSEYSFEEYLTIKHVMSDITGVAEKPWHRTIFSTRI
- a CDS encoding Lrp/AsnC family transcriptional regulator translates to MTSSGAPVGNQPEQLRPTGLGAATQLDDLSKAIIKELQEDGRRSYSAIAKTVGLSEAAVRQRVQRLIETEVMQIVAVTDPIQLGFARQALIGIRATGDTTKLAQQLAAIPAIDYVVLTAGTFDVIAELVCKDDGDLLDLLNLEIRALPGVLSTETLVYLKLVKQQYNWGVK
- a CDS encoding aspartate aminotransferase family protein, whose amino-acid sequence is MTELSAKANRHLWGHFARHGAGITPPIITRGEGVTIWDDRGNSYLDGLSGLFVVQAGHGRTELAEAAAKQAETLAFFPLWSYATPTAIELAERVAHYAPGDLNRVFFTTGGGEAVESAWKLAKQYFKETGKPGKYKAISRSTAYHGTPHGALAITGLPAFKAPFEPLTPGGVRIPNTNFYRAPAPYADDSKEFGLWAANRIAEAIEFEGPDTVAAVFLEPVQNAGGCFPPPPGYFERVREICDEYDVLLVSDEVICAFGRIGSMFACNDFGYVPDIITCAKGMTSGYSPIGAMVASDRLFEPFNDGKTTFAHGYTFGGHPVSSAVALANLDIFEREGLNDHVKQNAPAFRTTLEKLLDLPIVGDVRGEGFFYGIELVKDKDTKATFSDEESERLLRGFLSSALLEAGLYCRADDRGDPVVQLAPPLISGQQEFDKMEQILRGVLTEAWSRL
- a CDS encoding LLM class F420-dependent oxidoreductase codes for the protein MKFGISTFVNDDSIDPVSLARAIEERGFSSLVIAEHTHIPASRETPYPGGGELPGVYYRTLDPFVTLAAAAAVTSKIELFTGIALLIQRDPITTAKEAASIDLISGGRFVFGVGAGWNIEELRDHGTDPKTRGALLDERIEAIKALWTDEPAEYHGKYVDFPPSYSRPKPVRQPHPPIYIGGNSDATVKRVVRHDAGWISNPLPVRQLTQRVDQLRSAAGHDVPLAMFGTPNKPDYWRAAQDLGFGQLALLLPTCPRDESLRLLDEYAALVAQYHQ
- a CDS encoding TetR/AcrR family transcriptional regulator; this encodes MTVRERLIESAIELLRRNGVAGTGLAELLEHSGTARRSVYVNFPGGKSELMTEATRTAGRHMDSTLASIAAGGDQPLVAFADSWKQTLRASDYAAGCPIVAAALGRTESPSAADAAGEVFGAWQTVLAGRFRAQGVGVDTAESLATTVVAAVEGAVILCLAARSTDPLDRTVPMLQQLIAQHTSRPSG
- a CDS encoding oxidoreductase — encoded protein: MTSTPPVALITGVSSGIGAAIAVRLASAGFRVVGTSRAPQRLAPIPGVETLALDVTDDTAVRSVVSEVIDRTGRIDVLVNNAGLGIAGAAEESSIAQARSLFDTNFFGLIRLTNEVLPHMRRRGSGRIINISSVLGFLPAPYAALYAASKHAVEGYTESLDHELREYGVRALLVEPSYTRTDFESNMWEADTPQAAYADNRAAVRAVMTDKIRNAELPTVVADATYAAATDKRIKLRYPAGRHARQLALLKRIAPAAVLDNGIRKQTGLNSPRPTPVPAER